In Myotis daubentonii chromosome 6, mMyoDau2.1, whole genome shotgun sequence, a genomic segment contains:
- the TRMT11 gene encoding tRNA (guanine(10)-N2)-methyltransferase homolog isoform X3, with translation MKRTVCANTDRLFPRSIFELWGHGNSPEELYSSLRSYPVEKMVPFLHSDSTYKIKIHTFNKTLTQEEKVKRIDALEFLPFEGKVNLKKPQHIFSVLEDYGLDPNCIPENPHNIYFGRWIADGQRELIESYSVKKRHYIGNTSMDAGLSFIMANHGKVKKNDIVFDPFVGTGGLLIASAHFGAYVYGTDIDYNTVHGLGKASRKNQKWRGPDENIRANLRQYGLEKYYLDVLVSDASKPSWKKGTYFDAIITDPPYGIRESTRRTGSQKEIQKGIEKCPESHVPVSLNYHLSDMFFDLLNFAAETLTLGGRLVYWLPVYTPEYTEEMVPWHPCLKLISNCEQKLSSHTARRLITMEKVKNFENQDQYSHLLSDQFLPYQGHNSFREKYFSGITKRIAKEEKSSQE, from the exons TACTGATCGTTTATTCCCTAGGTCCATATTTGAGCTGTGGGGTCATGGGAACTCTCCAGAAGAGCTGTATAGTTCTCTCAGAAGCTACCCCGTGGAGAAGATG GTTCCATTTCTACATTcagattctacatataaaataaagattcacACATTCAATAAAACATTGACACAAGAAGAAAAAGTCAAACGAATAGAT GCTCTTGAGTTTCTGCCATTTGAAGgaaaagtaaatttaaagaaGCCACAGCATATATTCTCTGTTTTGGAGGATTATGGTTTGGACCCCAACTGCATTCCTGAGAATCcacataatatttattttggtAGATGG ATTGCAGATGGACAGAGAGAGCTTATAGAGTCATACAGTGTCAAAAAGAGACACTACATTGGAAATACAAGCATGGATGCTGGTTTATCATTCATCATGGCCAACCatggaaaagtaaagaaaaatgatattgTCTTTGATCCATTTGTTGGAACAG GTGGCCTTCTGATAGCATCTGCTCATTTTGGAGCGTATGTGTACGGGACAGACATAGACTACAACACAGTTCATGGCTTGG gAAAGGCTAGTAGGAAAAACCAGAAATGGAGAGGACCAGATGAAAACATTAGGGCAAATCTCCGTCAGTATGGGTTAGAGAAGTATTACCTTGATGTCCTGGTTTCTGATGCATCCAAACCTTCCTGGAAGAAGGGCACGTATTTTGATGCAATCATCACTGATC CTCCATATGGTATCAGAGAATCTACACGGAGAACAGGTTCACAGAAGGAAATCCAGAAGGGGATAGAAAAATG tcCAGAAAGCCATGTTCCTGTTTCCTTGAATTATCATCTGAGTGATATGTTTTTTGACCTGTTAAACTTCGCAGCTGAGACCCTCACATTAGGTGGAAGACTAGTCTATTGGTTACCAGTATACACACCAGA ATACACTGAAGAGATGGTACCCTGGCATCCTTGCCTGAAACTTATTAGCAACTGTGAGCAGAAGCTTTCTAGTCACACAGCAAGGCGCCTGATAACAATGGAAAAGGTGAAGAATTTTGAG AACCAGGACCAGTATTCACATCTGCTAAGTGATCAGTTTCTGCCATACCAAGGTCATAATTCCTTCCGTGAGAAATATTTCAGTGGGATAACAAAAAGAATTGCCAAGGAAGAAAAATCTAGCCAGGAGTGA
- the TRMT11 gene encoding tRNA (guanine(10)-N2)-methyltransferase homolog isoform X4: MDAGLSFIMANHGKVKKNDIVFDPFVGTGGLLIASAHFGAYVYGTDIDYNTVHGLGKASRKNQKWRGPDENIRANLRQYGLEKYYLDVLVSDASKPSWKKGTYFDAIITDPPYGIRESTRRTGSQKEIQKGIEKCPESHVPVSLNYHLSDMFFDLLNFAAETLTLGGRLVYWLPVYTPEYTEEMVPWHPCLKLISNCEQKLSSHTARRLITMEKVKNFENQDQYSHLLSDQFLPYQGHNSFREKYFSGITKRIAKEEKSSQE; this comes from the exons ATGGATGCTGGTTTATCATTCATCATGGCCAACCatggaaaagtaaagaaaaatgatattgTCTTTGATCCATTTGTTGGAACAG GTGGCCTTCTGATAGCATCTGCTCATTTTGGAGCGTATGTGTACGGGACAGACATAGACTACAACACAGTTCATGGCTTGG gAAAGGCTAGTAGGAAAAACCAGAAATGGAGAGGACCAGATGAAAACATTAGGGCAAATCTCCGTCAGTATGGGTTAGAGAAGTATTACCTTGATGTCCTGGTTTCTGATGCATCCAAACCTTCCTGGAAGAAGGGCACGTATTTTGATGCAATCATCACTGATC CTCCATATGGTATCAGAGAATCTACACGGAGAACAGGTTCACAGAAGGAAATCCAGAAGGGGATAGAAAAATG tcCAGAAAGCCATGTTCCTGTTTCCTTGAATTATCATCTGAGTGATATGTTTTTTGACCTGTTAAACTTCGCAGCTGAGACCCTCACATTAGGTGGAAGACTAGTCTATTGGTTACCAGTATACACACCAGA ATACACTGAAGAGATGGTACCCTGGCATCCTTGCCTGAAACTTATTAGCAACTGTGAGCAGAAGCTTTCTAGTCACACAGCAAGGCGCCTGATAACAATGGAAAAGGTGAAGAATTTTGAG AACCAGGACCAGTATTCACATCTGCTAAGTGATCAGTTTCTGCCATACCAAGGTCATAATTCCTTCCGTGAGAAATATTTCAGTGGGATAACAAAAAGAATTGCCAAGGAAGAAAAATCTAGCCAGGAGTGA